The following coding sequences lie in one Kamptonema formosum PCC 6407 genomic window:
- a CDS encoding DUF2382 domain-containing protein, with protein sequence MTLLKLADFYPNYKEEIFAGDDIKGFDVYGGDSNEKIGSVYDALVDETGRFRYLVIDTGIWIFGKKVLLPIGSARIDYGARRVFAIGIRNKDQVEQLPPYNELESLDYEQEEQIRGVYRNQADYAAPISSDYDRSTYNYDLDRPLYDTNEQNHQTLKLYEERLIANKNRQKTGEVAVGKRVETETARASVPIEKERVVIERRTPADAGREVPVGAVDFQEGEVARMEVYEETADIHKEAFVREQVNVRKEVIRDTVEGEETLRRQELDVTTNGEPVVDNKMR encoded by the coding sequence ATGACACTTTTAAAGCTGGCAGACTTTTATCCTAACTATAAGGAAGAGATTTTTGCAGGGGATGACATTAAAGGTTTTGATGTTTATGGCGGCGACTCTAACGAGAAAATTGGTAGCGTTTACGACGCTCTAGTTGATGAAACTGGTCGCTTTCGTTATTTAGTAATTGATACCGGAATTTGGATTTTTGGCAAGAAAGTATTGCTTCCCATCGGTTCGGCTCGCATCGATTATGGAGCGCGGCGCGTATTTGCTATTGGGATTCGCAATAAAGACCAAGTAGAACAATTACCTCCTTACAATGAGCTAGAATCGCTAGATTACGAACAAGAAGAGCAGATCAGAGGAGTTTATCGCAATCAAGCTGATTACGCTGCTCCCATTTCTAGTGACTACGATCGCAGTACCTACAACTACGATCTAGACCGCCCTCTCTACGATACAAATGAGCAAAATCATCAAACTCTGAAATTGTATGAAGAACGTTTGATTGCGAATAAAAACCGCCAAAAAACAGGTGAAGTTGCAGTTGGCAAGCGAGTAGAAACTGAAACAGCACGCGCTTCGGTGCCTATTGAAAAAGAGCGGGTTGTGATTGAGCGCAGGACACCAGCAGACGCGGGTCGAGAAGTACCTGTCGGCGCTGTTGACTTCCAAGAAGGAGAAGTTGCGCGGATGGAAGTTTACGAAGAAACCGCTGATATTCACAAAGAAGCTTTTGTGCGCGAGCAAGTCAATGTCAGAAAAGAAGTTATCCGGGACACTGTTGAGGGTGAAGAAACATTGCGCCGCCAAGAGCTAGACGTTACAACCAATGGCGAGCCAGTTGTTGACAACAAAATGCGTTAA
- a CDS encoding 2OG-Fe dioxygenase family protein, which yields MKTLLGSTDLDYAFMFTFKKVNSIKLEGFKQFFDDLPIDPYIKGKYRSRRLSRFMVNGNELIKLPHGYLFQSKEYNPIVGDIKRDFAELDDEMVAQDIFKHLVLAFTDSCKLHPEAEIGIHQIRTTCSLNNFGNPAPEGIHQDGTDFVGIFSVDRTNILGGETHLYMERKEKPVFKKVLNPGEMLLVNDHEFFHFTTPIKPESAAVGTRDVFVLTSPSLLTN from the coding sequence ATGAAAACCTTACTGGGATCGACAGATTTGGATTATGCTTTCATGTTTACCTTTAAAAAGGTAAACTCGATTAAGCTAGAAGGTTTTAAGCAATTCTTTGATGATTTACCTATCGATCCTTACATCAAAGGTAAGTATCGCTCTCGAAGATTATCGCGCTTCATGGTTAACGGCAATGAATTAATAAAGTTACCTCACGGCTACCTTTTCCAAAGTAAAGAATACAATCCCATAGTGGGGGATATTAAAAGAGATTTTGCTGAATTAGATGATGAAATGGTCGCGCAGGATATCTTTAAACATCTGGTCTTAGCTTTTACTGATTCCTGTAAACTTCATCCAGAAGCGGAAATCGGAATTCATCAAATTAGAACTACTTGTTCTCTTAATAATTTTGGCAATCCTGCACCTGAAGGTATCCATCAAGACGGGACTGATTTTGTTGGCATTTTCTCGGTTGACAGAACTAATATTCTTGGTGGAGAAACACATCTTTACATGGAGAGAAAGGAAAAACCCGTATTTAAGAAAGTCCTGAATCCGGGAGAAATGCTGTTAGTAAATGACCATGAATTTTTCCACTTTACTACTCCGATTAAACCCGAATCTGCGGCTGTCGGGACAAGGGATGTGTTTGTGCTAACTTCCCCAAGTTTGCTGACTAATTAA
- the aroB gene encoding 3-dehydroquinate synthase — translation MQSVIRVDLGSQSYDIAIASGGLDELGTQIGALNLGKKVLVVSNQMIFRHYGEKAIASLQKAGFEVASHILPVGEQYKTLTGLQRIYNSALEHRLERSSTIIALGGGVVGDMAGFAAATWLRGINVVQVPTSLLAMVDASIGGKTGVNHPQGKNLIGAFHQPRLVLIDPEVLKTLPPRELRAGMAEVIKYGVIWDADLFTQLEKCKRLDQMRYFPADLLPEILSKSCQAKADVVSKDEKESGLRAILNYGHTIGHAIESVTGYKVVNHGEGVAIGMVAASGLAVELGMWDSECDRRQLALIQKAGLPVKLPPGLDIEEILETLQTDKKVQDSKVRFILPTQIGVVTITDRVTADIIRLVLGRMG, via the coding sequence ATGCAGTCAGTTATTCGTGTTGATTTAGGGTCGCAATCTTACGATATTGCGATCGCATCTGGCGGTTTAGACGAACTCGGCACGCAGATAGGAGCTCTAAATTTAGGCAAAAAAGTCTTAGTCGTCTCTAACCAGATGATATTTCGCCACTATGGGGAAAAGGCGATCGCATCTTTACAAAAAGCAGGCTTTGAAGTCGCCAGTCATATCCTCCCCGTAGGCGAACAATATAAAACTTTAACGGGTCTGCAAAGAATTTACAATTCAGCCTTGGAACATCGCCTCGAACGTTCCTCAACTATTATCGCTTTAGGAGGCGGCGTTGTTGGCGATATGGCGGGTTTTGCGGCCGCAACTTGGCTGCGTGGTATTAATGTGGTGCAAGTGCCAACATCTCTGCTAGCAATGGTTGATGCTTCCATTGGTGGCAAAACAGGCGTTAATCATCCCCAAGGTAAAAATTTAATTGGTGCTTTTCATCAACCGCGATTAGTATTAATCGATCCAGAGGTTTTGAAGACTTTGCCACCGCGAGAATTGCGTGCAGGTATGGCGGAAGTTATTAAGTATGGCGTAATTTGGGATGCAGATTTATTTACACAATTGGAAAAGTGCAAGCGATTAGATCAAATGCGTTATTTTCCCGCCGATTTGTTACCAGAAATTTTAAGTAAGTCTTGCCAAGCTAAGGCTGATGTGGTAAGTAAAGATGAAAAAGAATCGGGATTGAGAGCGATTTTAAATTACGGTCATACTATTGGTCATGCCATAGAAAGTGTAACTGGTTATAAGGTAGTAAATCACGGTGAGGGGGTAGCGATTGGGATGGTAGCGGCGAGTGGATTGGCGGTAGAGTTGGGGATGTGGGATAGTGAGTGCGATCGCCGACAATTGGCTTTGATTCAAAAGGCAGGTTTGCCTGTAAAGTTGCCACCAGGTTTAGATATTGAGGAAATTTTAGAGACTTTGCAAACTGATAAGAAGGTGCAAGATAGCAAAGTAAGGTTTATTTTGCCGACCCAGATTGGTGTGGTGACAATTACGGATCGGGTAACTGCTGATATAATTCGGTTAGTGTTGGGAAGAATGGGGTAG
- a CDS encoding HpcH/HpaI aldolase family protein: MRPNHLKRKLKQGEIVLGPFMNCAYPAFIEICGHAGFDFAIIDMEHGPINPLVAEDLCRAADCAGIAPIVRVRKNDGPQIQRALDIGSAGVQVPQIETKLDAETAVQNAKYSPLGRRGLSFATRAGLYTAAGTGITDELNEESLVVIHIEGKRGIDNLKEIVKVPNLDVIFLGPYDISQSLGIPGQVRDSRVIDLMEAAVKTIRNAGIAAGTFADNPEIAKQWIDVGVQYIGLGVDVAIFLRACQSLVKAVRNF; the protein is encoded by the coding sequence ATGCGTCCAAACCACCTCAAACGCAAACTCAAACAAGGCGAAATAGTCCTTGGCCCATTTATGAATTGCGCCTATCCCGCCTTCATCGAAATCTGCGGCCATGCAGGATTTGACTTCGCCATAATTGACATGGAACACGGCCCCATCAACCCACTCGTTGCTGAAGACCTCTGCCGCGCAGCAGACTGTGCAGGAATTGCCCCCATTGTCCGCGTTCGCAAAAACGACGGCCCCCAAATTCAACGTGCCCTCGACATTGGTAGCGCAGGTGTCCAAGTTCCGCAAATCGAAACCAAACTCGACGCAGAAACCGCTGTCCAAAACGCCAAATATAGCCCCCTCGGTAGGCGAGGTCTTTCCTTCGCCACGCGGGCCGGACTTTATACCGCCGCAGGTACAGGTATCACCGATGAACTTAATGAAGAATCTCTAGTGGTGATTCACATTGAAGGCAAACGCGGCATCGATAACCTCAAAGAAATCGTTAAGGTTCCCAATCTTGACGTAATTTTTCTCGGCCCTTATGACATTTCCCAATCTCTCGGCATTCCCGGCCAAGTCCGCGACTCCCGCGTGATTGACTTAATGGAAGCAGCAGTAAAAACCATTCGCAACGCAGGCATTGCTGCTGGCACTTTTGCCGATAATCCTGAAATTGCCAAGCAGTGGATTGATGTAGGAGTTCAGTACATCGGCCTCGGCGTAGACGTGGCAATCTTCCTGCGGGCCTGTCAATCATTGGTTAAAGCTGTGCGGAATTTCTAG
- a CDS encoding B12-binding domain-containing radical SAM protein: MRVLLVYPEFPKTFWSYEKILELVNRKVLLPPLGLVTVAAILPQEWEFKLVDRNIRAITEEEWQWAELVICSAMIVQKEDLLAQIREAKRRGKLVACGGPYPTSLPEEPQAAGVDYLILDEGEITLPMFVEAIARGETSGIYRSGGEKPDVTTTPVPRFDLLELNAYDSMSIQFSRGCPFQCEFCDIIVLYGRKPRTKEPEQLIAELEFLYQLGWRRGVFMVDDNFIGNKRNVKLLLKELKVWQQERQYPFVFNTEASIDLAQDQELMDLMVECNFNAVFVGVETPDEESLQMTKKFQNTRNSLVESMEAITKSGLRVMAGFIIGFDGEKPGAGSRIVRFAEAAAIPSTTFGMLQALPHTALWHRLEKEGRLRGKAGNLNQTTLMNFIPTRPLEDIAREYVEAFCDVYDPKKYLDRTYRHFLMLGAPKVKKPFKMPDLIDLRALGIVIWRQGIKRNTRWMFWHHLFSIIKRNPAVWEHYLTVCAHNEHFLEYRQIVRDEIEAQLVEYLANEKQQVQQQTVAPVEEKERAIA, encoded by the coding sequence ATGCGAGTTTTACTGGTTTATCCCGAATTTCCCAAAACCTTTTGGTCTTACGAAAAAATCCTAGAACTCGTCAACCGTAAGGTATTGCTACCCCCTCTGGGTTTAGTCACAGTCGCGGCCATCCTTCCCCAAGAATGGGAATTCAAGTTAGTCGATCGCAACATTAGAGCAATAACAGAAGAGGAATGGCAATGGGCCGAACTCGTCATTTGTTCCGCGATGATCGTCCAAAAAGAGGACTTGCTGGCGCAAATTCGCGAAGCTAAGCGGCGTGGTAAATTAGTCGCCTGTGGGGGGCCATACCCGACTTCCCTACCAGAGGAACCCCAAGCAGCAGGGGTAGATTACCTGATTTTAGACGAAGGTGAAATCACTTTACCGATGTTCGTAGAGGCGATCGCGCGTGGCGAAACCAGCGGTATATACCGATCCGGCGGCGAAAAACCCGACGTTACCACCACCCCCGTCCCGCGTTTCGACTTACTGGAACTAAACGCCTACGATTCAATGTCCATCCAGTTTTCGCGGGGTTGCCCCTTCCAGTGCGAATTCTGCGATATTATCGTACTCTACGGTCGCAAACCGCGCACGAAAGAGCCAGAACAATTAATAGCAGAATTAGAATTTCTCTATCAATTGGGTTGGCGGCGTGGCGTTTTCATGGTAGATGACAATTTTATCGGCAATAAACGTAATGTCAAACTGCTGTTAAAAGAGTTAAAAGTTTGGCAACAAGAACGTCAATATCCCTTTGTTTTCAACACCGAAGCATCCATTGACTTAGCTCAAGACCAAGAACTAATGGACTTGATGGTAGAGTGTAACTTTAATGCTGTATTTGTGGGAGTTGAAACCCCGGACGAAGAAAGCTTGCAAATGACTAAGAAATTCCAAAATACTCGGAATTCTTTAGTGGAATCAATGGAGGCAATTACTAAATCTGGCTTGCGCGTAATGGCTGGATTTATTATTGGTTTCGACGGCGAAAAACCGGGGGCCGGTTCGCGAATTGTGCGCTTTGCAGAAGCAGCGGCAATTCCCAGCACAACTTTTGGAATGTTACAGGCTTTGCCTCATACGGCTTTGTGGCACAGGCTAGAAAAAGAAGGACGGTTGCGCGGTAAAGCTGGTAACTTGAATCAGACAACTTTAATGAATTTTATTCCCACGCGACCTTTAGAAGATATTGCGCGGGAATATGTCGAGGCATTTTGTGATGTTTACGATCCTAAGAAGTATTTGGATCGCACTTATCGCCACTTCTTAATGCTAGGTGCGCCGAAGGTGAAAAAGCCGTTTAAAATGCCTGATTTAATTGACTTACGAGCTCTTGGTATCGTCATTTGGCGACAAGGAATTAAGCGTAATACTCGCTGGATGTTCTGGCATCATTTATTCAGCATTATTAAACGCAATCCGGCTGTGTGGGAGCATTATTTAACAGTTTGCGCTCATAACGAACACTTCTTAGAATACCGCCAAATTGTGCGGGATGAAATTGAGGCTCAATTGGTTGAGTATCTGGCTAATGAAAAGCAACAGGTACAGCAGCAAACAGTTGCACCTGTTGAGGAAAAAGAACGCGCGATCGCGTAA
- a CDS encoding DUF2382 domain-containing protein, whose translation MSEASNKELESIKKQLHNNLVVEPIMAENPLEVSSNIVDNQEAIDPSEIAELMAIPETVEQKEITLLEERLVVNRGKRKVGEVIVRKEVETRMVEVPVRREKLIIERVGEVPERLAEIDLGEGQVTGIELAEMADANAQPTVSAEFTSVQKASNVLSAIASQPHHGCAKVRLEIVLENNQVQETYQNWFDSYES comes from the coding sequence ATGAGCGAAGCGTCTAATAAAGAACTTGAATCTATAAAAAAACAACTCCACAATAACCTTGTAGTAGAGCCGATTATGGCAGAGAATCCTCTGGAAGTTAGCTCAAATATAGTAGACAATCAGGAAGCCATCGATCCTTCCGAAATTGCAGAATTAATGGCGATACCGGAAACAGTGGAGCAAAAGGAAATCACGCTCCTAGAAGAACGTTTAGTTGTTAATCGCGGTAAGCGGAAAGTAGGGGAAGTCATTGTCCGCAAAGAAGTGGAAACACGGATGGTAGAGGTTCCTGTCCGCCGTGAGAAACTGATTATTGAACGAGTGGGGGAAGTACCTGAGCGGCTTGCAGAAATTGATTTAGGTGAAGGCCAGGTTACTGGCATAGAATTGGCAGAAATGGCGGATGCTAACGCTCAGCCTACTGTCAGTGCTGAATTTACTTCGGTACAAAAAGCTAGTAACGTTTTAAGTGCGATCGCCAGCCAGCCACATCACGGATGTGCTAAAGTCCGATTGGAAATTGTTCTGGAAAATAACCAAGTTCAGGAAACTTACCAAAATTGGTTTGACAGCTACGAAAGTTGA
- the petL gene encoding cytochrome b6-f complex subunit PetL: protein MTISGAIAYFVMFGGMLGVATVLLFGLRAVKLI, encoded by the coding sequence ATGACTATCAGTGGAGCAATAGCTTATTTTGTGATGTTCGGCGGTATGCTGGGTGTTGCCACCGTACTTTTGTTTGGTTTGCGTGCAGTTAAGCTGATTTAA
- a CDS encoding glycosyltransferase family 2 protein: MNLVGLVVIGRNEGDRLRRCLLSAQGNVAIAVYVDSGSTDGSVDLARSLSADVVELDLSAPFTAARARNAGFAHLLQVSPQVEFVQFVDGDCELVPGWIDRAYQELLAQPDVAIACGRRRERFPEASIYNQLCDIEWDTPVGEAKACGGDALMRVQAFQAVGGFNPGLIAGEEPELCLRSRQKGWKILRLDAEMTLHDAQITTFRQWWKRSQRAGYAYAEGAWLHGKEPERHWVKESRSIWFWGLILPVIALAGVWLTHGWSLLLLSAYPLLTYRIYTYMQQRSLGKKAAVLYAIFCSLGKFPQLQGQIQFHLGRLLRRPSKLIEYKAATSAEAAIQE; this comes from the coding sequence TTGAATTTAGTAGGATTAGTTGTAATTGGACGCAATGAAGGCGATCGCCTCCGTCGCTGTTTGCTATCGGCTCAAGGTAATGTGGCGATCGCAGTCTATGTTGATTCGGGCTCGACAGATGGGAGTGTCGATTTAGCGCGATCGCTATCTGCGGATGTAGTTGAACTCGACTTGTCTGCACCCTTTACCGCTGCGCGTGCTAGGAATGCAGGGTTTGCACATCTGCTACAAGTGTCTCCCCAAGTCGAATTTGTCCAATTTGTTGACGGCGACTGCGAGTTAGTACCAGGATGGATCGATCGCGCCTATCAAGAACTCCTAGCTCAACCAGATGTCGCGATCGCTTGTGGCCGCAGACGCGAACGTTTCCCGGAAGCATCGATTTATAATCAATTGTGCGACATCGAATGGGATACACCCGTTGGCGAAGCTAAAGCCTGCGGTGGTGATGCTTTGATGCGGGTTCAAGCCTTCCAAGCAGTAGGGGGGTTCAATCCTGGTTTAATTGCAGGGGAAGAACCGGAACTCTGTTTGCGATCGCGCCAAAAAGGTTGGAAAATCCTCCGCTTAGACGCAGAAATGACCCTCCACGACGCGCAAATTACCACTTTTCGGCAGTGGTGGAAACGTTCTCAGAGAGCTGGCTACGCCTACGCTGAGGGAGCCTGGTTACACGGAAAGGAGCCCGAACGTCACTGGGTGAAAGAAAGCCGCAGCATTTGGTTTTGGGGGTTGATTTTGCCAGTAATAGCATTGGCTGGGGTCTGGCTAACTCATGGCTGGAGTTTGTTGCTATTGAGCGCTTACCCGTTATTGACCTATCGGATTTATACTTATATGCAGCAGCGTAGTTTAGGAAAAAAGGCAGCGGTCTTGTATGCAATATTTTGCAGTTTAGGGAAATTTCCGCAACTACAGGGTCAGATCCAGTTTCACTTAGGTAGATTATTGCGACGACCCAGCAAGTTAATCGAATACAAAGCAGCAACTTCAGCAGAAGCAGCTATTCAGGAATAG